A genomic region of Rhizobium sp. NXC24 contains the following coding sequences:
- a CDS encoding DsbA family protein codes for MPMSDMLLTKRHLLGGTAVAALSMAFAAFADTASAANATTVGGAQETTNTAASPEDEVPSSEGNVDMNEVLKPGPLPEIALGKEDAPVKIVEYMSLTCPHCAHFAVTTFDAIKQKYVDTGKVRFIIREFPFDPRAAAAFMLARCAPQEQYLPMVDMLFKQQIAWASPDVDGRAALLQMSKLAGFTEDSFTKCLTNQKLLDDVNSVRERAAKDFGVNATPTFLINGKRYAGDMSVGAMSKLIDSLL; via the coding sequence ATGCCGATGTCCGACATGCTCTTGACCAAACGCCACCTGCTGGGCGGCACCGCCGTTGCGGCCCTCTCTATGGCGTTCGCTGCCTTTGCCGACACCGCATCCGCCGCAAACGCCACCACGGTCGGTGGTGCGCAGGAGACCACCAACACCGCTGCCTCGCCGGAGGATGAAGTCCCGTCGTCGGAAGGCAATGTCGACATGAACGAGGTGCTGAAGCCCGGCCCCTTGCCGGAAATCGCACTCGGCAAGGAAGACGCGCCGGTCAAGATCGTCGAATACATGTCGCTGACCTGCCCGCACTGCGCGCATTTCGCCGTTACCACCTTCGACGCGATCAAGCAGAAATACGTCGACACCGGCAAGGTTCGCTTCATCATCCGCGAATTCCCCTTCGATCCGCGCGCTGCCGCCGCCTTCATGCTGGCCCGTTGCGCGCCGCAGGAACAGTACTTGCCGATGGTCGATATGCTGTTCAAACAGCAAATCGCCTGGGCTTCACCGGATGTCGATGGCCGTGCCGCGCTGCTGCAAATGTCGAAACTTGCCGGTTTTACTGAGGATAGCTTTACGAAATGCTTGACGAACCAGAAGCTTCTGGATGATGTCAACTCAGTTAGGGAACGCGCAGCCAAAGACTTCGGCGTCAATGCTACGCCGACCTTCTTGATCAACGGCAAGCGTTATGCAGGGGACATGTCGGTTGGTGCCATGTCGAAGCTCATCGATAGCCTTCTCTGA
- a CDS encoding chromosome segregation SMC family protein: protein MKFNRLRLVGFKSFVEPAEFVIERGLTGVVGPNGCGKSNLVEALRWVMGENSYKNMRASGMDDVIFSGSGNRPARNTAEVGLYLDNSDRTAPAAFNDSDEIQVTRRIEREQGSLYRINGKEARAKDVQLLFADASTGARSPSMVGQGRIGELIQAKPQARRQLLEEAAGISGLHSRRHEAELRLRAAEGNLERLDDVTSQLESQIESLKRQARQANRFKMLSADIRAREAMLLHIHWVQAKEAEAEADNALKQATVLVAEKAQIQMEAAKAQGIASFKLPDLREEEAKAAAALQRLQIARTQLEEDANRILRRRDELTRRLAQLAEDISREERLVADNAQILAKLDAEEADIADILADSGRLAEETREAFEEAAAKLADSERIFTGLTAERAEAAAARNQLERAIRDLADRKMRLERQMDEANGELAAIDEKIAALPDPGEKRDVVEAAENVVADTEVAIQFVEAALSKARETEALSRAPVDEARSRLNALETEARTISNMLAAGATSGAFAPVAEELRVDRGFETALGAALGDDLESPLDPQAPAHWSDNGSGAADPALPDGVVPLISYVGAPAALTRRLRQIGLVTAADAMRLMPALKPGQRLVTKDGAVFRWDGHVTGADAPSAAALRLAQKNRLAELEAEAEVARDILAEAEERLAIAGDAIRAEESRLVVARDTSRLAARHLAETREALAMAERASGDLIRRRDVITEAASHLQAQMEEVAVRDENARIELEDAPDLADIDLKLRDQQAEVATDRGALAEARARYEGLNRENEARQRRILAIRQERDGWRQRAASAEEHIQTLRDREEEARDEAAELDLAPDEFDDKRRALMNELQKAEEARRTAADRLVEAEIVQREADRQAATALSELAESREKRGRIEERLVSARERRQESELRIRQTLNVELHEVLRLAGLSAGQNIPDLREVERELERLKIERERLGAVNLRAEEESRELTERLRALIKERDDVIDAIRKLRGAIQSLNREGRERLIAAFDVVNVQFQRLFTRLFGGGTAELQLIESDDPLEAGLEILARPPGKKPQTMTLLSGGEQALTAMALIFAVFLTNPAPICVLDEVDAPLDDHNVERYCNLMDEMAASTETRFVVITHNPITMARMDRLFGVTMAEQGVSQLVSVDLQTAEQLREIA, encoded by the coding sequence ATGAAGTTCAACAGGCTTCGTCTCGTCGGCTTCAAATCCTTCGTGGAGCCGGCGGAATTCGTCATCGAACGCGGCTTGACCGGCGTCGTCGGCCCGAACGGTTGCGGCAAGTCCAACCTGGTCGAAGCGCTGCGCTGGGTGATGGGCGAGAACTCCTACAAGAACATGCGCGCTTCCGGCATGGACGACGTCATTTTCTCCGGTTCCGGCAATCGTCCCGCGCGCAATACCGCGGAAGTCGGCCTCTATCTCGACAATAGCGACCGCACGGCGCCGGCCGCCTTTAACGACAGCGACGAAATCCAGGTCACCCGCCGCATCGAGCGCGAGCAGGGCTCGCTTTATCGCATCAACGGCAAGGAAGCCCGTGCCAAGGATGTACAACTGCTATTCGCCGATGCCTCGACCGGCGCGCGTTCGCCGTCGATGGTTGGGCAGGGGCGCATTGGCGAGTTGATCCAGGCCAAGCCACAGGCCCGGCGCCAGCTTCTTGAAGAGGCCGCCGGCATTTCCGGCCTGCATTCGCGCCGGCATGAGGCGGAGCTTCGTCTGCGCGCCGCCGAAGGCAACCTCGAGCGTCTCGACGACGTGACCTCGCAGCTTGAGAGCCAGATCGAGAGCCTGAAGCGCCAGGCGCGGCAGGCCAACCGGTTCAAGATGTTGTCCGCCGACATCCGCGCCCGCGAGGCGATGCTCCTGCATATCCATTGGGTGCAGGCGAAGGAGGCGGAAGCGGAGGCCGACAACGCGCTCAAGCAGGCAACCGTTCTGGTCGCTGAAAAGGCGCAGATACAAATGGAGGCGGCGAAGGCGCAGGGCATTGCCAGCTTCAAGCTGCCGGACCTGCGCGAAGAAGAGGCAAAAGCCGCCGCCGCATTGCAGCGTCTGCAAATTGCTCGCACCCAGCTTGAAGAGGATGCCAACCGCATTCTGCGGCGTCGAGACGAGCTGACCCGGCGGCTGGCACAACTGGCCGAAGACATCAGCCGTGAAGAGCGCCTCGTTGCCGATAATGCCCAAATCCTGGCAAAGCTCGATGCGGAGGAGGCCGATATCGCCGATATTCTCGCCGATTCCGGCCGGCTTGCCGAGGAAACGCGCGAGGCTTTCGAGGAGGCTGCCGCGAAGCTGGCCGATAGCGAGCGTATCTTTACCGGGCTGACTGCCGAGCGCGCCGAGGCCGCCGCCGCCCGCAATCAGCTCGAGCGCGCCATCCGCGATCTTGCCGACCGGAAGATGCGGCTGGAACGGCAGATGGATGAGGCCAACGGGGAGCTCGCTGCGATCGATGAAAAGATAGCCGCCCTGCCGGATCCTGGCGAAAAGCGCGACGTGGTCGAAGCCGCTGAAAATGTCGTCGCCGACACCGAGGTGGCGATCCAGTTCGTTGAGGCGGCCCTCTCCAAGGCTCGCGAGACGGAGGCTTTATCGCGCGCGCCGGTCGATGAAGCCCGTTCGCGGCTGAATGCCTTGGAAACGGAAGCGCGCACGATCTCCAATATGCTCGCGGCGGGAGCCACCTCGGGCGCATTTGCACCCGTTGCGGAAGAGCTGCGCGTCGACCGTGGCTTCGAGACCGCGCTCGGCGCAGCTCTTGGCGACGATCTGGAATCGCCGCTGGATCCGCAAGCGCCCGCCCACTGGTCCGACAATGGCAGCGGCGCGGCCGATCCTGCCCTGCCGGACGGTGTCGTGCCACTGATTTCGTATGTGGGCGCACCGGCGGCATTGACGCGACGCTTGCGCCAGATCGGCCTTGTCACTGCCGCAGACGCTATGCGCCTCATGCCGGCATTGAAGCCAGGCCAGCGGCTGGTGACGAAGGACGGCGCCGTATTTCGTTGGGACGGGCATGTGACCGGGGCAGACGCTCCCAGCGCGGCGGCTCTGCGGCTGGCACAGAAGAATCGTCTTGCGGAGCTTGAGGCCGAAGCCGAGGTGGCGCGCGATATCCTGGCTGAGGCTGAGGAGCGTTTGGCGATTGCCGGCGACGCGATCCGGGCCGAGGAATCCCGTCTTGTCGTTGCGCGTGATACCAGCCGGCTCGCTGCCCGCCACCTTGCGGAAACTCGCGAAGCATTGGCGATGGCCGAGCGCGCCTCCGGCGATCTGATCCGCCGTCGCGATGTCATCACGGAAGCTGCCAGCCATCTGCAGGCGCAGATGGAAGAGGTGGCGGTGCGAGATGAAAATGCCCGTATCGAACTAGAGGATGCGCCCGATCTGGCGGACATCGACTTGAAGCTGCGCGACCAGCAGGCGGAGGTCGCCACGGATCGCGGCGCGCTTGCCGAAGCGCGTGCCCGTTACGAAGGGCTGAATCGGGAAAATGAGGCCCGGCAGCGCCGCATCCTGGCGATTCGCCAGGAGCGTGACGGTTGGCGCCAGCGCGCCGCCAGCGCCGAAGAGCATATCCAGACCCTGCGCGACCGTGAGGAAGAGGCGCGCGATGAAGCTGCCGAGCTGGACCTTGCCCCGGATGAATTCGATGACAAGCGCCGCGCGCTGATGAATGAATTGCAGAAGGCGGAGGAGGCGCGCCGCACCGCGGCCGACCGCCTGGTCGAGGCGGAAATCGTTCAGCGCGAGGCCGATCGTCAGGCCGCCACGGCACTGTCGGAATTGGCGGAAAGCCGTGAAAAGCGTGGCCGTATCGAGGAGCGCCTGGTTTCCGCCCGCGAGCGCCGCCAGGAAAGCGAGTTGCGTATCCGCCAGACGCTGAATGTCGAACTGCATGAGGTGCTGCGGCTTGCCGGCCTGTCGGCGGGGCAGAATATTCCCGATTTGCGCGAGGTCGAGCGCGAGCTGGAGCGGCTTAAGATCGAGCGCGAGCGCCTTGGTGCCGTCAACCTGCGCGCCGAGGAGGAAAGCAGGGAACTGACAGAACGGCTGCGGGCCTTGATCAAGGAGCGTGATGATGTCATCGACGCCATCCGCAAGCTGCGCGGTGCGATCCAGAGCCTCAACCGCGAAGGCCGCGAGCGGCTGATCGCCGCTTTCGATGTTGTCAATGTGCAGTTCCAGCGGCTGTTTACCCGTCTCTTCGGCGGCGGCACGGCCGAGTTGCAACTGATCGAATCCGACGATCCGCTGGAGGCGGGCCTCGAAATTCTCGCCCGTCCGCCGGGTAAGAAGCCGCAGACCATGACGCTGCTTTCCGGCGGCGAACAGGCGCTGACAGCGATGGCGCTGATCTTTGCCGTCTTTCTCACCAATCCGGCCCCCATCTGCGTGCTGGACGAGGTGGACGCGCCGCTCGACGACCATAATGTCGAGCGCTATTGCAATCTCATGGACGAGATGGCGGCCTCGACCGAGACGCGTTTCGTGGTCATCACCCACAATCCCATCACCATGGCCCGCATGGACCGGCTCTTCGGCGTGACCATGGCCGAACAGGGTGTCTCACAGCTTGTGTCCGTCGACCTGCAGACCGCGGAGCAACTGCGGGAAATAGCTTGA
- a CDS encoding type II toxin-antitoxin system RelE/ParE family toxin: MAWTIEFQRSAERELEKLGHETSRRILKFLHERVSKLDNPRSIGEALKGSDLGDFWKYRV; the protein is encoded by the coding sequence ATGGCGTGGACGATTGAGTTTCAGCGATCTGCGGAGCGCGAACTCGAAAAGCTCGGACATGAGACTTCGCGACGCATTCTTAAATTTCTCCATGAGCGTGTTTCCAAGCTGGACAATCCGCGCTCCATCGGCGAGGCCTTGAAAGGTTCTGATCTTGGTGACTTTTGGAAATATCGGGTCTGA
- a CDS encoding DUF6290 family protein: protein MLALRLPPEIEARLDALAKRTGRSKSFYAREAILEHLDDLEDIYLAEKRLEEFRRGESDTVSLAELMARYGVDD from the coding sequence ATGTTGGCCCTGCGGCTTCCGCCGGAAATTGAAGCAAGGCTCGATGCGCTTGCCAAGCGCACCGGGCGCAGCAAAAGCTTTTATGCTCGTGAGGCAATCCTCGAGCACCTGGACGATCTTGAGGATATCTATCTTGCGGAGAAACGCCTGGAAGAGTTTCGCCGGGGCGAGAGCGATACTGTTTCTTTGGCTGAGTTAATGGCGCGCTATGGCGTGGACGATTGA